In Agelaius phoeniceus isolate bAgePho1 chromosome 16, bAgePho1.hap1, whole genome shotgun sequence, the DNA window GCACCAGCTCCACAGTGGGGTCTGCCCAGGACAGCAGAAAACATCAGCTCGCTGCCAGGactgagctctgcagagcttccaAAGCCACACTGCCAGGACTGTCCTGTCTCACTAAAGCGGTTCCCTGAGCTGAGTGGTTCAAAAGCAAAACTGCTTTGTTTGCAGGTGCTAAGGGACAACTTACATGTACCAGTTCCATCAGACTGCTTTATACACCTGTACACATCTCTTCCCTGAATGAGGCCTTTTGGGTTTtgtattaaaatacaaaatttgtGTTAAGCCCTGCCAGCCGCTAGAACTGATGAGTTCGGGTGCACCCACAGCATTTTTGGGTGACACAGCACCTCAGACAGCTGTGCAAGCATTCCAATCCCACCTGGACCCCTGTTCCCGTGTCCCTGCCTTGGCATGGTCGCACTGGATGATCTCCAGACATCCCTTCCAACCCGAACTGCTCTGCGATCCCGGATGGATCTCGGCTCCCCTCGGACcggcccctgccagcccccggCGCTCACCGAACCACGTCAGGCTGCGGAACCAGtccagcagtttctccaggcaggTGTCGTCGAGGCCGGGCTGCCGCGGGTCGGCCAGGGCGGCGCAGACTCCGGGCAGCAGCACGGCGCACTCGCGGGTCATGGCAAAACGGCGGCGGGCCCGGGCCACGAAGCGGGACTGGGGGTCGCACATGGCCGGGGCCACCGGGACCGGACTGAACCGAACCGAGCCGGGCCAGCCCAGCCGCACCGCGAGTGTCGCAAAGGGGGCGTGGCCAGCGGAGCGGGGGCGTGGCCAGTGGCCGGTCAGGGGGCGTGACCCGGGCGCGCTCCAGGGACAGGCGGTGGCTGCGGGACGGTAGCGGCGGTGCGCGGGATGGAGTTGCGCCCTGCCTCGAGTTATCCCGGCGCTCTCGGGCAAAAACTCCTGGCCCGCAAGTGGAGCGGAGCCCCCGCAGAggccgctccgccgcccgccggggTTTCGCTCCCTGCGGGGCCGCTTGGTGTCACCCGCGCTCCGCGGCCGGGCCGAACCCTTCCCCGGCCCTGCCTGCAGGCGCACCCCCACTCTGCGCATGCGTCTCCGCCCCGGGCCGCTGAGGGTTGCCATGGTTACCGCGACCCGGAAGTGCCGCCGGGGGGCGATGGTtgcccccagccccgagccggCAGCCACGGCCCGAAGggggccccgcggccccgccgccccgtGAGGCCTTCCCACTGCTCTCCCACCATGGCCCGGGGGGCCGGCGAGGCGGCCGCGGAGGGGGAGCTGGTAAGGAGTGAGCGgcggggaggaggagaaggcccCGGTTCTGTCTAGGCCTGCTTCGGCCCGGGCTCGGCTCAGGAAACGCTCCCGCGAGGCCGGGACAAAACCCTGGAGCACCCCCGGGCTCAGCGGGCCGGCGAGATGGTGGCTCGGAGGGGGAGTGGGATGGATTCTGCCTTCTCCAGCCCGCGGGACTCTGGGCTCTGCCCGTGTCTCCCCGAGTGCCCCGCAGCACGGCACAGAGGTGACAAAGTCTCAAGCTGTGCTAAGGAAGGTTTGGGCTGGACGTTAGGAAGAATtccttcacagaaagagtgattaGATATTGGaatgagctgcccagggaggtggtggatttgccgtccctggaggtgtttaaaggAAGGTGGACGTGGCGCTCAGTGCCGTGGTCTGGTTGGTGAGGTGGTGTtgggtcataggttggactcgatgatcttggagggcttttccagcctagATAATGCTGTGGTTCTGTGTTGGTGTTTGTCTCCCACCCCCTCAGCAGCCAGCTCCCTCTGGGAGCCCCCAGGTTCTgttgctgcctgctgcaggtggCTCTGGCTGGGGCAGTTTTGCAGGAGCAAAGGGGCTCTGAAAGTTACCAAGCCATAGTGCTGGGGCTGTTACTGCATGTTTGTATCCTGGCCAAGGTTTTGTTGTTACCATTTATCAAAGCTGGGCACTCTCCACATTGTCTGATTCCAAAGCTGCAGTTAGGGAGAGATATTTCAGAACGAGACaccttaaaataacaaaattaatcaGCATGCTGCAAGGAGCATTGCCTCAGGAAATGAAAAACTGTATGGCCTGGTGTGTGAGGAcacatccctgcctgctctcagCCAGCATGGCAGGCTCTTTAACCTGCTCTCCTTGCTCCTCTTCTGCCACATGGGGTTTCCAAAAATACGTCATCCCCTCTCGTGCCTCTTACAGGCACAGATCAGCATCTGTCCAAAGCTTGGTGCTGAGtgcctcagaggcagcagcaagtgGAAAAGGTCTTTCTGTGAGGGCAGCATTCAGATAATTTGGAAGCTAAGTGGAAATTTTCCTTCAGCTGTGGATATGCTTGCATTTGAGAGGGAGGGAAACTTGTCATCTTTCTTGCATTTGAGGTCTCTTCCCTTGGCCTGAGCACTTCTCCACTTCAGTACAGGAGCTGAACAATCCCATAGCATAGCAGGGGTAGCACAggtgagggaggaagggaagagctgGGTGAGTTGCAGCCTAAATGGTGGAGAAATTCCTGCAGAGCCATGAAGATTCAGCTGGTGCAATGCTGTGCACTGCAGTGTCAGGTCTCTGTGACTCAAGTGCCCTCAAAGTGTCCCTCATGGCACAGGGGATGATGAACCTGGATGacctttagggtcccttccaacccaaagcattctgtgatgGTTCATTGCTGAAGTGACTTTCACAATATCCCAAAACTATTTGTATAGAGCAAATGATGCTGGCTTCTGCAGCAAGAGCCCCACCATCTTTCAGTGGCTttagtgtttttaaaaaatggcttATTTTTGTCTTAAACAATTGACATTTTAGCAGTGCAATGGAAGGCTTTGGTCACAGTGTTTACTGTTTGAATTTATTGCTTTCCAGCTTTGTAGAACTGTACAAGTTTTTTGGATGTGTATTGCAAGCAGTTGTTCAGTAGGAAATGTCCTGTCTGTGTTTGCAGGGGGATGACAGCCTGTCTGTGGTAACCTGCCAGTCAGAAACAGCCCTGGTGAGTTTGGATTaatgccccaaaacccctctggagctgctgctcatctGTGTGCTGCCTCCTGCTCACCAAGCACCCCTCAGAGAGGAGAGTGAACAGTGGCACTGCAATGGGCTTGTCACAAATCTCTAATTTCAGATGTAATTCTGCCTTCCAGAGTctcagcactggggctgcaAATGATACTTGGCTTTATTTTGCTGTTCTATCAAGTTGTGGGCTTAAGTAATCCTTTTAGAGAGTTTTAATAGAATTGAATAACTCCTTTAGCTAAAGGGTTCTACAGATCAGCCTCTACTCTGGGATCATCTTGAATTTTCTGCTACTCCTATTTAATATTGATGGGAAAGGTCTCATGTTCTGAGCAAGAATTGACAGTTTATCTGTATCATCAGACTTCACTTGGCACCACCTTAATTCTGATCACCATTGCTGTGCCCAAATCTGCATATGCTTAATGCTactatttttcttctctatAGAAAAGGTTTTGTCTTATTAGAAAAAAAGATCTTCATAGAAAATGGGAGATTGAAGGCAATTTTGAGATTACATGATGATGTCTTAAGAGCTGAGTATTttcaatacagaaaaaaaattccatttctctTTCAGAAGTTAAAGAAGAAGATTTTTCACAAGCCTCCAAAGTCACCAAGTAAGTGTTCCAAAGCTTTTTAGTCTGTGATTGCAAAACTGGGTATGTTTGTGGGATACAGGAACTGGGAGCTTTATCTGAGACAACATCTTGTTATTCTCTTCAGAATTGTTCACTGCTTTGTGCAGAGCACACCTGTTTGAGATCTCCTCTGTAACCTGTGAAGTCCAGCTTCTATAGACTGAAATATTGACATTTATGGGTTGGTTGTATTTCTTGATTCTCCAGCATAATCTAATTTTTTCTCATGTTATGCCTTCTGATGGCAACCATtctgaatttgtttttcttcttgtcttttTGGAGAAATGCTGATACTTGTTGTGTAGAGAGACTCTGGAATTACTGGAGCTCTCTACCATCCAGTCATAGATCTCTGTGTGTAGATTTAGTGGTTCTCTGTTTCATTTGTTGTGATGggttgtttcatttttttttcacagtacagtgttgttattattattagatCTGCAGTTCTAATATTgggtttgtcctttttttctggggtttatggttttttgttgtacttttccattttccttgcTTCATTGGCTTTTAGTGAGTGTTTCAAAGAAGGCTTTATCCTAAAGTGTTGTTAATAGCAACATGTGCAGGTATCTTAACAGCCTATCCAAACTGTACACATAAATATTTCCACATGTGTTGAGTCATACTACTGTCACTCTGCTTTTTCTAagccttttcattttttggaattgtatttttttatttatggtggagttttttgggttttgtgttttgttttatttatatgaCTGTCCCATTGCTCTGTATAAGCCAGTCTGGAATATGCTGTTAAATTCTATTTTTACAAGTAATAGGATTGAGTCTGGAAACTTTGAAGAACAAGACAACAAGAATTTTAGTAACCTTGAGCTTTTGAAGGCAGCACTGagatattttcttttgctgcagaGTCTCCCTACAGCTCAAGCACACAATTGTATCCTAAAAAAGCTGCAGCTTGGAGATCtctgcagagagcaggcagTGCTTGTTTTGAGAATGCAACTATTGAAAACCCAAGGCAGATGTGGCTGGGATTTCTGAAACAAGGTATTAGTATAGAAATGTTGTTTGCATTTATGGATAAAATTCATTGTTGTGGACAGCTTAACATATAAACTATTAAAAAATAGATTTGTATTTGATTAAAGGTCACACAGGAGTTAATTTCACTGTTATTTATTTGGGTGGTTGGATTTATCTGATCTTGAGCGTTGGCATTTATAGAGGGAATAATTAACAGCATCTGGAGCTTTCCATGTTGCATTTGTTCAGAATAATTCCACAAATTTAATTCACAATTATGCctgatttttgcatttttgttcCATTTCTCTTGGCAGGAATGAGCCATGCTCTGAAATCAGATGCTGACACGGGGCATGTGCGAGCTAACGTTTCCAGTAGCACTCCAGAATATTTGAAGGAAGCTCTAGGAATGAAAAAGCCAAAACATGCTCGTTCTTCCAGTAATGGTAAGTTCTATAATGGTGTGGTAGATAaaagtgaattatttttttttcctctctaaaaACACACATTGCTTAAGAAAAGCAAGAGCCATTTTAGTATACTAAAATACATGTGTGAAAATATGATCCATGAGATAGTTTTTGAGATTCCTAAATTTGTTAAGGCAGggatttccaaattttttttgaGCAATGAATCACTATTAGCTTTCAAAACTTTTGCAAATTGCCATGCATTTGCAGCTGAAAACGTTGCAAATATAATATGGTTCAATGGGACAGCTGTAGACAATTTATTGTGACTTCAAAACATAGTTTAGGAACCATTGATAGAAACCATCTGCTTGCCTGAAATTCTGTGTAATTGACTCCTTTTACTTCTTCTCTAGAAAGTGTTTTATCATGTGGTTGTGACATTAAAATCAAATGAGTTTTATGAGAAGAGCAAACTTTCAAagttttattctgcttttcttaAAGGAGAACTGTAAACTTTAAAATTCCACTTCCATTTAAAATGACACCTATACATTTACTGGTGATACACAGTTTCTGGCAACTTTACAGGATGATATATTTGTGCATGTTAAACATAAATAGAAAAATGCATTCTAGACATCTTTTAGAAACCTTTTGTAAATAATGGATTTATTGGGATGAGAAGACTGCAGTCTGTGAAGTTTGTACCTTTCTTGAGATGGGTATTTTAATATAGCAGCAGAGAAGTAATTAGGAAAAAGTTGGCTGCAAAATCTGGCAGAAGTTTCCTACAGTAACACTTCCATTTCACCTCCATttccaaaattaatttccttgttGATTTTGCTTCTTcgaggaaaggagaaaaacctAGTTTCCACTTTGGTGCTGTTCTAGATATTTCTCTTTATCTGCAAGGTTTCTGGTtagttaaaaatattaaaaatacctCTTTTGGATCTACTTATTTTACATACCCCTTTCTGTAGGCTACATTCCTGGAACTCCTGACTACAAAGAGAAGGAAGATATGTATGATGAAATTATAGAACTGAAAAAGGTACAGTTTCTCTGATACTACAGAAAAAGTCTTGGCATTGCTCTATCCTGTACCTGTCCTGGCCTTAATGATCCAGAATACTTTGGTTTCTACAACTTGGGATATCCACcacatttttttttgcatttgtaaTGTAGGGCTAAACTAAAACTTGTGTCTGTCTAAGACAAATTCACTGTGGTGGTAGGGTTAGAGTTTTCTCTAGAGGTTGGTGCACTGTATGAAGGGTGAGGACTGGGCTTGTTGAACTCTGGGGTTACCTGTAGACaaattcttggctgtggttgATTGTTGGTGTAAGGCTGCCTTTCTGTAAGACCTTCTCCTTTTATCTTCCCTCTGTCTCTCCCTAAGCTGTCCTGTCCTGGTGTCTGCCCTGGTCCAGTGTGATGGTTTTgtgttttggctgttttgtCCTCTTCTTCCATATCACCTTTACCATCGTAATTGGATTGGTTTTGACATCAAAATGTGTTTCCATGTGAAAACTCTGcattttcctatttctgaaATGATTCCTCTCCCCTCTTTTAGACAATACAAGCTCAGAAGAATGAGGGAGACAGAATGAAGACCAAGCTCCGTCGCCTGGAAGAGGAGAACAGTAGAAAGGACAAACAGATTGAGCaactgctggatccttccagggTGGGGATTTCTTGTGGGGATGGAAGTGGGGCAAAAGAGTAGGAGTTTGTGGTGTGCTGACTCCTAGGAGTGATGAGCTGGAATATGAGAGGTGGTGTAAAGGGATTTCTGGTCTGTGCATCTCAGATTAGCAGTAGTCCAGTTCAGTTCAAAGGAAGATGATGCCATGCACTACAGATTTAGCACAAATACTTTTAATTTCTGaaggtaaaataaaaatgctgtcTAATTAGGAGCCCACTTTCTGAATATTTTGCCTGAGAGTAGAAGGGAGTTAACCTCTTGCAGAGTCCTGAGACCTGACcaggaggcagaggagcagccttgTCAGGCCCTGACAAGAAGCATTTGTGGTTGTGGTCAGACTGGAATCTTACTGAATTTCTTGTGGCTGTCACTCTGTGCAAAACTATGTCCTGGGAGAAATGTGCTAATAGAAAGCTGTGGGCATAGGGAGTTCAGAATTTCAGCTGTTGGACTGTGGAGTTGAGCAGGTTGGAAAATTCTGTGGGAAGAGCCAGCAGTAGAATAAAGCAGCAGAGTTGGCCACTTGCTTTTTCTGTtgcagggctctgagctggcacgAGCTTGGTCAGAAAAGAAGACTGATAATGGATGGGTAAGAGTGTCTTCATCACTTCCTGTTTCATTTGTACTTTTTCCTCTTGCTAAGGTGAAACActactaaaaattaaattaggtCAGAAAGAATAATCAGTTAGGGATTCACATAACCTGTATCTCTGTTAGCAGGTAAGGAGTCAAAGATCTAGAACTAACAAAAATCTAGAATTAACATTATTTTGGGGAGCTTTCTTTGTCATTGTCTTGAGTCTGTTTAGGCAGTATTTGATGTTGGCAAGGTAGTGGGCAATGTTGCTTTATTTTATGGCTGTATATCCAAATTGTTAAACTCATTATGAAATCAAGCATCTGATTTCATCAGTGTTGTCTTTTTCACAGGGTTGCAGATGTGTATGATTTACTAAGTACTGAAATATGTAGAAATAAGTATATCTGATTGGGTACAATGTATGAAGACAGGGCAGACAGGAATAGACCACCTGTGAAGAGACAGATTATTCAAGGACTCACGAGCTCTTTGTTCTTTCTGTAGGTGGTTACTGGATTAAAGCAGAAGATTGTCAAGCTTGAAGAGCAGTGCAAGGAGAAAGACAGCAGTGTTAAGTATGACTTTGAGGGAGCAGGGGGTAGAGGCTTGTATTGGATGAGCTAATAGAGAGAACTGGAAATCcatgttatttttcatttgcattCTATTCCTTAAGACATTTTAATAAACTCTCAAGAACATATTGGCAATTATAAGCCAAAAATTATGAACCACCAGCTTGCAGTGTCTTTGCTGATCTGactggttctttttttttgtattattgTATTCTCAGTGAATCCCAGGCAGACATGAAGACCAGTAGTTTGGAAGAAGTGAGGTTAGCCATGGAAACCTACTATGAAGAGGTATGTCTGGCAGGTCCTGCAGGGTGCATGCAGGACAGGAAGCTGGGCAGTTGTTGAGTCAAAGTGCAAATGGAATGTTTAAGATAAGTTTCTTGTACCTTAACAGCACCTGTCATTGGTAGCAGGTTTTCATAGTTATtctcacagctccagctgtatgtactggaaaaatgtttttttcaataTGTTAAGTGTGTTAATGAAAAAGGGCAAGTCAAGAACCCACTGTACATCCATAAGTGTGATGTTGAGATGGAACAAATTTAACAGTAGCCTGATCTTCAGTGATGGCATCATTAGCTTTGCCACTACCCAGAGAGTCTTGTTCTGATTTTCACCTAATGAACAGATGTGTTGCTGTGGAAGCTGACATTGCTAATGTTCCTTAATGGAATCTGTTTTTCACAGGTCCATcgcctccagctcctcctggccaaGTCTGAGACCATGAGGAAAAAGTATGTTTAATTCTTCTGATAAAAATGTTTGTGTGTTTGACACATCACTGGAGTCCTACTTTAACTGATGGAAAACTACTACATGGGAATGGGTTTTTTAGATTGCTGGATTTGCTTTTTTGGTACTGCTTTAGTTGGCTTCACAGCCTTGAAATATGTCTTAGTCACATTTTTTGCTTGTAGATAGATCATTTTGTGGATCTGGAAAAACACCAGAGCTATTTAAAAAGTACAGGATAGCACTGAAAATTTATCTCTGTTACATCTTCCCTCATAATCACACCTATTCTGGCATTGCTGGTAATTGAAACAAACTCCCTGGATGTTTGGCATTTCACACTTGAGTCAGTTCTGCATCTTGCTCTAGAGTGTGTGCTGCAAAGAAAATGTTCTTGGAGTAAACAATATTTTCCTTTGGTGCAGAGACACAGATGAGTAAATTGTGTCAGAGAAACTTGTACTAGTGCTTGTCACTGGTGTGCAAGTGTGGGCATGAGGGTGAACAGTTTATAGAGGCAATTAAAGTCCAAGCACAAAGGCAGAAGACAAAACTCCACTAAGAGAGCAAATTAAAAGCATCACTGCAAGTGAGTGTCATTTGAGCTGAAAAAAGGGTAAGAGTGTCTTGTAGGACAGTAAAATTTGTTACTACACCACTTCAAAATCTACTTGACCTCTTAGTGTGAGGTACAGACAACTGTCTCAACATTGAGTGTAATTATTTAGATTGATAGAAACATGTGAGAACT includes these proteins:
- the IQCE gene encoding IQ domain-containing protein E isoform X3, producing MELRPASSYPGALGQKLLARKWSGAPAEAAPPPAGVSLPAGPLGVTRAPRPGRTLPRPCLQAHPHSAHASPPRAAEGCHGYRDPEVPPGGDGCPQPRAGSHGPKGAPRPRRPVRPSHCSPTMARGAGEAAAEGELGDDSLSVVTCQSETALKLKKKIFHKPPKSPKSPYSSSTQLYPKKAAAWRSLQRAGSACFENATIENPRQMWLGFLKQGMSHALKSDADTGHVRANVSSSTPEYLKEALGMKKPKHARSSSNGYIPGTPDYKEKEDMYDEIIELKKTIQAQKNEGDRMKTKLRRLEEENSRKDKQIEQLLDPSRGSELARAWSEKKTDNGWVVTGLKQKIVKLEEQCKEKDSSVNESQADMKTSSLEEVRLAMETYYEEVHRLQLLLAKSETMRKNAEGRDTQKRLKALNAAVLRLSRNIREMQAENRRLKEDLDHVLSTSPPHSKTKNYSEWSRQRLVRKILDLEKVCAMESSRVSLGDSGASQVLPESSSHSVDLDHPASQHLGEECCRLQRLVKKLKDDRQALQNLLLSKELDIKQLLQAKAEVELELQKWQSKMEEKSTEEQTLSEEIQNLTQKVGKLELKLEEEKRQIGEDTVEKLNKAPPVCTVTDKESHRKEQAARIIQRYWKMYKTKKEEVALHEAVVLLQAAFRGHLSRQKVLLDAGVPDAKSHTENSCLSSMSDSSSFSSDCKERDEIVTFIQSIFRAHLAHTESLQERPSVPGSPSEKADPAVPSSEKRPGSAALQGSPVPTSPLPGRSCSAPCAALDEAHSDDSDDVVVPPLLQGQLLTYKNI
- the IQCE gene encoding IQ domain-containing protein E isoform X5, whose protein sequence is MELRPASSYPGALGQKLLARKWSGAPAEAAPPPAGVSLPAGPLGVTRAPRPGRTLPRPCLQAHPHSAHASPPRAAEGCHGYRDPEVPPGGDGCPQPRAGSHGPKGAPRPRRPVRPSHCSPTMARGAGEAAAEGELGDDSLSVVTCQSETALKLKKKIFHKPPKSPKSPYSSSTQLYPKKAAAWRSLQRAGSACFENATIENPRQMWLGFLKQGMSHALKSDADTGHVRANVSSSTPEYLKEALGMKKPKHARSSSNGYIPGTPDYKEKEDMYDEIIELKKTIQAQKNEGDRMKTKLRRLEEENSRKDKQIEQLLDPSRGSELARAWSEKKTDNGWVVTGLKQKIVKLEEQCKEKDSSVNESQADMKTSSLEEVRLAMETYYEEVHRLQLLLAKSETMRKNAEGRDTQKRLKALNAAVLRLSRNIREMQAENRRLKEDLDHVLSTSPPHSKTKNYSEWSRQRLVRKILDLEKKVCAMESSRVSLGDSGASQVLPESSSHSVDLDHPASQHLGEECCRLQRLVKKLKDDRQALQNLLLSKDEEIQNLTQKVGKLELKLEEEKRQIGEDTVEKLNKAPPVCTVTDKESHRKEQAARIIQRYWKMYKTKKEEVALHEAVVLLQAAFRGHLSRQKVLLDAGVPDAKSHTENSCLSSMSDSSSFSSDCKERDEIVTFIQSIFRAHLAHTESLQERPSVPGSPSEKADPAVPSSEKRPGSAALQGSPVPTSPLPGRSCSAPCAALDEAHSDDSDDVVVPPLLQGQLLTYKNI
- the IQCE gene encoding IQ domain-containing protein E isoform X4, whose protein sequence is MELRPASSYPGALGQKLLARKWSGAPAEAAPPPAGVSLPAGPLGVTRAPRPGRTLPRPCLQAHPHSAHASPPRAAEGCHGYRDPEVPPGGDGCPQPRAGSHGPKGAPRPRRPVRPSHCSPTMARGAGEAAAEGELGDDSLSVVTCQSETALKLKKKIFHKPPKSPKSPYSSSTQLYPKKAAAWRSLQRAGSACFENATIENPRQMWLGFLKQGMSHALKSDADTGHVRANVSSSTPEYLKEALGMKKPKHARSSSNGYIPGTPDYKEKEDMYDEIIELKKTIQAQKNEGDRMKTKLRRLEEENSRKDKQIEQLLDPSRGSELARAWSEKKTDNGWVVTGLKQKIVKLEEQCKEKDSSVNESQADMKTSSLEEVRLAMETYYEEVHRLQLLLAKSETMRKNAEGRDTQKRLKALNAAVLRLSRNIREMQAENRRLKEDLDHVLSTSPPHSKTKNYSEWSRQRLVRKILDLEKKVCAMESSRVSLGDSGASQVLPESSSHSVDLDHPASQHLGEECCRLQRLVKKLKDDRQALQNLLLSKELDIKQLLQAKAEVELELQKWQSKMEEKSTEEQTLSEEIQNLTQKVGKLELKLEEEKRQIGEDTVEKLNKAPPVCTVTDKESHRKEQAARIIQRYWKMYKTKKEEVALHEAVVLLQAAFRGHLSRQKVLLDAGVPDAKSHTENSCLSSMSDSSSFSSDCKERDEIVTFIQSIFRAHLAHTESLQERPSVPGSPSEKADPAVPSSEKRPGSAALQGSPVPTSPLPGRSCSAPCAALDEAHSDDSDDVVVPPLLQVH
- the IQCE gene encoding IQ domain-containing protein E isoform X2, translated to MELRPASSYPGALGQKLLARKWSGAPAEAAPPPAGVSLPAGPLGVTRAPRPGRTLPRPCLQAHPHSAHASPPRAAEGCHGYRDPEVPPGGDGCPQPRAGSHGPKGAPRPRRPVRPSHCSPTMARGAGEAAAEGELGDDSLSVVTCQSETALKLKKKIFHKPPKSPKSPYSSSTQLYPKKAAAWRSLQRAGSACFENATIENPRQMWLGFLKQGMSHALKSDADTGHVRANVSSSTPEYLKEALGMKKPKHARSSSNGYIPGTPDYKEKEDMYDEIIELKKTIQAQKNEGDRMKTKLRRLEEENSRKDKQIEQLLDPSRGSELARAWSEKKTDNGWVVTGLKQKIVKLEEQCKEKDSSVNESQADMKTSSLEEVRLAMETYYEEVHRLQLLLAKSETMRKNAEGRDTQKRLKALNAAVLRLSRNIREMQAENRRLKEDLDHVLSTSPPHSKTKNYSEWSRQRLVRKILDLEKKVCAMESSRVSLGDSGASQVLPESSSHSVDLDHPASQHLGEECCRLQRLVKKLKDDRQALQNLLLSKELDIKQLLQAKAEVELELQKWQSKMEEKSTEEQTLSEEIQNLTQKVGKLELKLEEEKRQIGEDTVEKLNKAPPVCTVTDKESHRKEQAARIIQRYWKMYKTKKEEVALHEAVVLLQAAFRGHLSRQKVLLDAGVPDAKSHTENSCLSSMSDSSSFSSDCKERDEIVTFIQSIFRAHLAHTESLQERPSVPGSPSEKADPAVPSSEKRPGSAALQGSPVPTSPLPGRSCSAPCAALDEAHSDDSDDVVVPPLLQVKKSHTHL